One genomic window of Rhinolophus ferrumequinum isolate MPI-CBG mRhiFer1 chromosome 23, mRhiFer1_v1.p, whole genome shotgun sequence includes the following:
- the BPIFB1 gene encoding BPI fold-containing family B member 1 produces the protein MAGSRTFTLLCGLLAATLVRATLSPPAVLSLSSEVIKERLTQELKNHDAVNILQQLPLLSAVREEPAGGIPILGSLVNSVLNFIIWLKVTSASILQLQVQPSADGQELVVKVPLDMVAGFNTPLVKTIVEMHMETEVQATIRVDTSKRGDSHLVLDKCSNSHGSLHISLLHKLSFMVNSLANKVMNLLVPALPKLVKSQLCPVIEAAFEDMYADLLRLVRVPVSLSSDHLEFDFLSPDIKGNGIQLNLRAKLLDSQGTVTNWFNKSAVSLTTPSLGSAPFSLTVRQDVVNAAIAALLPPEELMVLLDYVLPELARRLKSSIKVINEQAANQLGRTQIVKILIQERPELLLDQGSAKVAQLIVLEVFVTNEARRPLFTLGVEASLEAQFYTEGDGLMLNLNEISANRIHLMNSGIGLFNPELLKDSVTEILMSVLLPNENGKLRSGIMMSMVKALGFEEASWSLTKDALVVTPASS, from the exons ATGGCCGGCTCAAGGACCTTCACTCTCCTCTGTGGTTTGCTGGCAGCCACCTTGGTCAGAGCCACCCTCAGCCCCCCTGCGGTTCTCAGCCTCAGCTCAGAAGTCATCAAAGAAA GGCTGACACAGGAGCTGAAGAATCACGATGCTGTCAACATCCTCCAGCAGCTGCCTCTGCTCAGCGCTGTGAGGGAGGAGCCAGCCGGGGGCATCCCCATACTAGGCAGCCTGGTGAATTCCGTCCTGAACTTTATCATCTG GCTGAAAGTCACCTCAGCCAGCATCCTCCAGCTGCAAGTGCAACCTTCAGCTGATGGCCAGGAGCTGGTGGTCAAAGTCCCCCTGGACATGGTGGCTGGATTCAACAC GCCCCTGGTCAAGACCATTGTGGAGATGCACATGGAGACGGAGGTCCAAGCCACCATCCGCGTGGACACCAGCAAGAGGGGTGACTCTCACCTTGTCCTCGACAAATGCTCCAACAGTCACGGGAGCCTGCACATCAGCCTGCTGCATAA ACTCTCCTTCATGGTCAACTCCTTAGCCAACAAGGTCATGAACCTCCTGGTGCCAGCCCTGCCCAAACTGGTGAAAAGCCAG CTGTGTCCCGTGATCGAGGCGGCTTTTGAGGACATGTATGCAGACCTCCTGCGCCTGGTGAGGG TGCCCGTTTCCCTCAGCTCTGACCACCTGGAGTTTGACTTCCTGTCTcctgacatcaagggtaatggcATCCAGCTCAACCTGAGG GCCAAGTTGTTGGACTCACAGGGAACTGTGACCAACTGGTTCAATAAGTCTGCAGTTTCCCTGACAACACCCTCCCTGGGCAGTGCCCCTTTCAGCCTCACCGTGAGGCAAGATGTGGTGAATGCTGCAATTGCTGCCTTGCTCCCTCCAGAAGAACTCATGGTCCTGTTGGACTATGTG CTTCCTGAGCTGGCCCGTCGGCTGAAGTCCAGCATCAAGGTGATCAATGAACAG GCTGCGAATCAGCTGGGACGCACACAGATAGTAAAGATTCTAATCCAGGAGCGCCCAGAGCTTCTTCTGGACCAGGGCAGTGCCAAGGTGGCCCAACTGATTGTGCTGGAAGTATTTGTCACCAATGAAGCTCGCCGCCCCCTCTTCACCCTGGGCGTG GAAGCCAGCTTAGAAGCTCAGTTTTACACCGAAGGTGACGGACTTATGCTCAACTTAAATGAAATCAG CGCTAATCGAATCCACCTGATGAACTCAGGCATTGGCCTGTTCAAC CCTGAACTTCTGAAAGACAGCGTCACCGAGATCCTCATGTCCGTCCTGCTGCCAAATGAAAATG GCAAATTAAGATCTGGGATCATGATGTCGATGGTGAAAGCCTTGGGATTCGAAGAAGCTTCATGGTCTCTGACCAAG GATGCCCTCGTGGTCACCCCAGCGTCCTCGTAG